The segment TTAATTCAATTCTATAGCTGTATGTTCCGCTGATTTTGTCACCATGATCGACAGCTGCATCAGCATTTGAATCATAGTTAACTCCACCAACAACAAAAGCTGCTCTACCTTTTAACTTTGTAGTAGAGGCGAATTGGCCAGCACTAAGTTCATTAAGCTTGTACTCAAGACCATCTACTCTTCCTTTGAGAATGGCCATTTCAACGCCAAACTCTTCTGCCAAAAGCGAAGCATCAGAAGATACTCCCTCGGCATTTGCCATGAGACCATTTTCAAAGCATGCATTTACTAATGCTGCAGCCTCATAACGAGTTAAAGCCAAACCAGACTTAAGGTTTTGAGTGTAGGAATTGTCTACACAACCATAAGAATCGCTTAGATTTTGAAGTGCTGTATAAGCCCAATCTCCAGGAACAATATCTGAGAATTGTGAACTGGAAGGAGCCTTTAGCTTTTTAGCTGGTTTCGAAGCGTACTTTGATACATCAGTCATATTCACTTCAGCTGCATTAGCAGCCAAAGGAGCAACCAATCCCAAAGCAGCAGGGATCACCAGCAACTGCTGGAATAATTTCATTGAGTTCCTCACACGGATGCCCAGAAAATGGGCACTTATACTATATATATATACAAATCAAAGAAGGTTATCTTTGGAACATCCTCAAGTATCATTAATTACTTTTACTAATCGTGTAATTGCGTGATGTATAAAATTTTACATCTTCTTTCTTTTTACTTCTTCCATCCAGCGATGCCGAAGTGCTTTTAGCATAGTGAATTATCTCAATATTTTGATAGTTTCGATTTTTACTTAGAGATTTTTATTTTTCAGTAAAGGGAAACTTAACCTTTCTCTCTCAACCAACCAAAGTTCTGCTACTTGACGAGAAAGGTTGCGAATTCTTGTTATTGTTGCGGTTCTTTCTGTAACTGAAATAACCCCTCTTGCTTCTAAAAGATTAAAAGTATGGCTACACTTCAGGACATAATCTAAAGCGGGTATAGGAAGATTTTGGGAAACTAATTGCTTAGCCTCTGATTCATAAATATCAAAAAGCTTATTTAATCTTTCAGCATTGGAATATTCAAAATTAAACTTACAGTTTTCTTTCTCTTGATTAAGCCATATATCTCCATAGCTGTAATTTTTATCCCACATTAAATCCCAGATACTCTCCACATTTTGAAGATACATTGCTAGTCGTTCTAACCCATAAGTAATTTCAATCGATACAGGCTTACAATCAATGCCCCCACATTGCTGAAAATAGGTGAATTGGGTAATTTCCATTCCATCAAGCCAAACTTCCCATCCAACTCCCCAGGCCCCCAGTGTAGGAGACTCCCAATTGTCTTCAACAAATCTAATATCGTGCTTACTTTGATCAATACCTAGCGACTCTAGAGAGCAAAGATATTTTTCCTGTATGGAATCTGGGGAAGGTTTAATTAGCACCTGATACTGAAAATAATGCTGGGCTCTATTGGGGTTATCGCCATACCTGCCATCCGTTGGCCTTCTGCAAGGTTCAGGGTAAGCAACTGCCCATGGTTCTGGGCCTATAGCTCGCAAAATCGTATGAGGGCTCATAGTTCCAGCTCCTTTCTCGGTGTCATAAGGCTGGAGAAGCAAGCATCCCTGATTAGACCAGAATAAATTTAATTGAGTAATGATGTCCTGGAAGTACATAAGTCAGTTATTGCAAGGGTTTTTAGCTTTCATATTCATTGATAGGGTACTAATAGGTCTATGAAACCGAAGCA is part of the Prochlorococcus marinus str. MIT 0919 genome and harbors:
- the glyQ gene encoding glycine--tRNA ligase subunit alpha — encoded protein: MYFQDIITQLNLFWSNQGCLLLQPYDTEKGAGTMSPHTILRAIGPEPWAVAYPEPCRRPTDGRYGDNPNRAQHYFQYQVLIKPSPDSIQEKYLCSLESLGIDQSKHDIRFVEDNWESPTLGAWGVGWEVWLDGMEITQFTYFQQCGGIDCKPVSIEITYGLERLAMYLQNVESIWDLMWDKNYSYGDIWLNQEKENCKFNFEYSNAERLNKLFDIYESEAKQLVSQNLPIPALDYVLKCSHTFNLLEARGVISVTERTATITRIRNLSRQVAELWLVERERLSFPLLKNKNL